Proteins from a genomic interval of Oncorhynchus masou masou isolate Uvic2021 unplaced genomic scaffold, UVic_Omas_1.1 unplaced_scaffold_2775, whole genome shotgun sequence:
- the LOC135533887 gene encoding IgGFc-binding protein-like produces MSTGTCHVSGARRFHSFDGSCFSLHGDCVYKMSEVVEKDGSMAPFVVSVQQLTKMDDAMVTRRVDIQAYKYKISMSPRVIWEIMVDDVTANLPLSLGDGKVRAYQNGINIVVVTDFGLMVTYDTVAGAIIQLPSIYKGVTGGLCGNYNDKKEDDFLLPSGLQEPSVEKFAAGWLVVQEGYPVALSAAGDLTSFCPLTCPANSHYELCADTCSSTCYSLSESPKYPLCQEGCQCSDGFVFDGGKCVLLENCGCVVDGHYYKDPCEDTECREKENCVVMNSKAICVAQSTATCRAVRLPHL; encoded by the exons ATGAGCACGGGCACCTGCCATGTGAGCGGGGCCAGGAGATTCCACTCGTTCGATGGCAGCTGCTTCAGCCTACACGGGGACTGTGTGTACAAAATGTCAGAGGTTGTGGAGAAAGACGGATCGATGGCTCCATTTGTTGTATCAGTGCAGCAGTTGACCAAGATGGATGATGCAATGGTCACCAGGAGGGTTGACATACAGGCCTACAAATACAAGATATCTATGTCTCCCAGAGTTATATGGGAAATAATG GTGGATGACGTTACAGCAAATCTCCCACTGTCACTCGGAGATGGAAAGGTCAGGGCCTACCAGAACGGCATTAACATCGTCGTGGTAACAGACTTTGGCTTGATGGTGACCTACGACACCGTTGCTGGCGCCATCATACAGCTTCCATCCATTTACAAAGGTGTTACCGGTGGTCTCTGTGGCAACTATAATGACAAGAAGGAGGATGACTTCCTGCTGCCCAGTGGGTTGCAGGAGCCGTCTGTGGAGAAGTTTGCAGCGGGGTGGTTGGTGGTTCAGGAAGG GTATCCGGTGGCCTTGTCAGCAGCTGGAGATCTGACCAGTTTTTGTC CTCTGACGTGTCCAGCTAACAGTCACTATGAGTTGTGTGCCGACACCTGTTCTTCTACCTGTTACTCTCTCAGCGAGTCTCCAAAATACCCACTATGCCAGGAGGGCTGCCAGTGTAGCGACGGCTTTGTGTTTGATGGTGGCAAGTGTGTCCTACTggagaactgtggctgtgtggttgATGGACACTATTACAAAG ACCCCTGTGAGGACACTGAGTGCCGTGAGAAAGAAAACTGTGTGGTGATGAACAGTAAGGCGATATGTGTGGCCCAGTCCACGGCCACCTGCAGGGCTGTGAGACTGCCTCACCTTTGA
- the LOC135533889 gene encoding IgGFc-binding protein-like: protein MGTTFELCVAVSLFIVVSGSCPVGREFITAFMPNYLLSYHDDQSLQLAISTQDYPAIVQIQVNAIGFSTSVKIDKQNTKWIAIPGNAEIGGPGASTKTVQVTSNSDISVVAFNYKFSTGDSSVVYPTDQLGTDYVVFTPDEGPSNMHKLMSIVNGKEPNKITIIPVSNINLSGMDSWKQRQAVIVTMDPYQVYLYQSFTTFTGTRVKAKLPVAVLGGHECVADGGRCNHVYEQLLPVQSLSTNYLVPSMHMSNSTDFVNIVASEDNTLVKIFEGKVSTAKELKAGQAYVVSVQPKYPLIIKSDKKVMVMYFSNNKPYDPFLTNILPTSDLANEWSVDTQSKFESTLVIVSEREGINTVKVCEKNTCVKSLQWTLFNSDPKYMWVNIPLGEKQQHFSIKGDSLMAVYIYGGMPRDGYATTGVCSKGTAPPTLPPDPCEKVKCREKEECTKGAVGDPHYLTFDGERFDFQGTCSYVMATVVKSEPGLIPFTVLTKNNHRGNKRVSFVRKVSVTVYGLTVVISTHKGKVEVNGEDVYLPVTLAGGNLTVVYSGSYAVLKTNFGLKVMYDWNMKFYITVPSSYFRTLGGLCGNYNGDHNDEFTNPKGNKEPTVVKFAQSWRTEDGDLFCHDDCQGECPICTPALQQKYKEEKLCGLLAKKDGPFASCHKVLDPGVFMDNCVFDVCINKGIYQFLCENMKSYNDACLAEGVKISPEWRTITACHLAAEAKCKEPCVETCQCNKGFVLSGDKCVSKESCGCSYEGRYYPSGMKFWEDDKCTKQCECNPATAKVECKATACKKSEVCGLQSGKRDCYPTSYATCQGSGDPHYRTFE from the exons TGGTCAGTGGATCATGCCCAGTGGGGCGGGAGTTCATTACTGCCTTTATGCCTAACTATTTGCTGAGCTACCATGATGATCAGAGTCTTCAACTGGCCATAAGCACACAGGATTATCCAGCCATTGTTCAAATTCAGGTCAATGCAATCGGCTTCTCCACCTCAGTGAAAATAGATAAACAGAACACCAAATGGATCGCCATACCTGGTAACGCTGAAATTGGGGGTCCAGGAGCTTCCACCAAAACAGTGCAGGTCACCTCCAACTCTGACATCTCAGTGGTGGCCTTCAACTACAAGTTCTCAACCGGAGACAGCAGTGTGGTCTATCCAACTGACCAGCTGGGTACTGACTATGTGGTCTTCACCCCCGATGAGGGTCCAAGCAACATGCACAAGCTTATGTCTATTGTCAATGGCAAAGAGCCCAACAAGATCACGATCATCCCTGTCTCCAACATAAATCTCAGTGGCATGGATTCCTGGAAGCAAAGACAGGCAGTGATTGTTACCATGGACCCATACCAGGTCTACCTCTACCAAAGCTTCACCACTTTCACTGGGACCAGGGTCAAAGCCAAGCTCCCTGTGGCAGTCCTGGGGGGACACGAGTGCGTTGCAGATGGAGGCCGCTGCAATCACGTCTACGAACAACTGCTACCAGTGCAGAGCCTCTCCACCAATTACCTGGTTCCTTCCATGCACATGTCCAATTCAACTGACTTTGTAAACATTGTGGCCTCAGAGGACAACACTCTAGTGAAGATCTTTGAGGGAAAGGTATCCACTGCTAAAGAGCTGAAAGCGGGGCAGGCGTATGTGGTTTCTGTCCAACCCAAATATCCGCTGATCATCAAAAGTGATAAGAAGGTCATGGTGATGTACTTCAGCAACAACAAGCCCTACGATCCGTTCCTCACCAACATCCTCCCAACGTCTGATCTTGCCAACGAGTGGTCGGTGGACACGCAGAGCAAATTCGAGAGCACATTGGTCATTGTCTCCGAGAGGGAAGGGATCAACACCGTTAAAGTCTGTGAGAAAAATACATGTGTGAAATCTCTCCAATGGACATTATTCAACTCAGACCCTAAGTACATGTGGGTAAATATTCCATTGGGAGAGAAGCAACAGCATTTCTCCATCAAAGGCGACTCACTCATGGCTGTTTACATTTATGGTGGCATGCCAAGAGACGGCTATGCTACAACAGGAGTATGTTCCAAAG GCACTGCCCCACCCACACTACCACCAGACCCATGTGAGAAAGTCAAATGCAGAGAAAAAGAAGAATGTACAAAGGG GGCTGTGGGGGACCCCCACTACCTCACCTTTGATGGGGAGCGGTTTGACTTCCAGGGCACCTGCTCTTACGTCATGGCCACGGTTGTTAAATCTGAACCTGGTCTCATCCCGTTCACTGTCCTGACCAAGAACAACCACAGAGGGAACAAGAGGGTGTCTTTCGTAAGGAAAGTCTCAGTCACAGTCTATGGGCTGACTGTTGTGATCAGCACGCATAAAGGGAAGGTTGAG GTGAATGGTGAGGATGTCTACCTGCCTGTGACCCTGGCCGGAGGAAACCTAACGGTGGTGTATAGTGGCAGCTATGCTGTTCTGAAGACAAACTTTGGCCTGAAGGTTATGTACGACTGGAACATGAAGTTCTACATCACTGTCCCCAGCAGCTACTTCCGCACCCTGGGTGGGCTCTGTGGGAACTACAACGGGGATCACAACGACGAGTTCACTAACCCCAAAGGTAACAAGGAACCCACAGTGGTGAAATTTGCCCAGAGCTGGAGAACTGAAGATGGCGACTTGTTCTGTCATGATGACTGTCAAGGGGAATGTCCTATCTGCACTCCGGCTCTCCAACAGAAATACAAGGAAGAAAAGTTATGTGGTCTCTTGGCCAAAAAAGACGGCCCATTCGCAAGCTGCCACAAGGTCCTGGACCCAGGCGTGTTCATGGACAACTGTGTATTTGACGTCTGCATCAATAAAGGCATCTACCAGTTCCTCTGTGAGAACATGAAAAGCTACAATGATGCCTGCTTGGCTGAGGGAGTCAAAATTAGCCCTGAGTGGAGGACAATCACTGCATGCC ATCTAGCTGCCGAAGCAAAGTGCAAGGAACCCTGTGTGGAGACCTGTCAATGCAACAAGGGCTTTGTCCTCAGTGGAGACAAATGCGTCTCCAAGGAGAGCTGTGGCTGCTCTTATGAAGGACGATACTACCCGTCTGGAATGAAGTTCTGGGAAGATGACAAATGCACCAAGCAGTGTGAATGCAATCCAGCAACAGCCAAGGTTGAATGCAAAGCAACAGCATGCAAGAAATCAGAGGTGTGTGGCCTGCAGAGTGGTAAGAGAGATTGTTACCCAACATCTTATGCCACCTGCCAAGGTTCAGGCGACCCCCACTACCGTACGTTTGAGTGA